Proteins from a genomic interval of Rubinisphaera italica:
- a CDS encoding outer membrane protein assembly factor BamB family protein, with product MKFLSTASVVLCLTCLFFTSPVIAAERPITMVVMDPLAAPLSCPCVEGYAQRKYEVLGDYLAERLGRPVQVLFSESLVLAKSENKIQTVDIVIGKDSVVRFDASKIQQPVNAIARLTGKDGLTTQYGMILVRHDDSAQKISDLNGYRIFFGPAAADEKHKAALELFKKQGVTISEKLEISEACSDGACQVVDLGAGKAAAVISSYAAPLLEGCGTIKKGDLRVIAQTEPVPFVTAFVSKSMDAETSEKIEQAILESAQKPEILLALETLFGFVKIEQTEQVKIKLVNSAWPQWRGPERNGLCDWLSVPPDTGLPLKWEVPLQGEPNAGVAVADGRVFVADRDFLNQFDRFVCLNADSGELLWQMVVPAIGDLDYGNSSRSTPLVQNDSVWFQSAYGNVYCCRVKDGQLMWQSNVISQYGAGRELVWGLCSSPLLSNGKLILNPGGPKSSLVALNAQTGELRWSTPGNDYGYGSFIAARIGSKNVVIGHDKTTLGAWDVATGNRLWSVTPEESEDFNVPTPLIDGNHVIVATENNGCRVYKMQDSENDPPKLIGHQPLLNPETSTPLLVKGMLYGVSEGMLYCLKVPSLEIVWKKTANAFHSHASLMSDGERIYLVADGELFVFKAASDRYQELGHQELYGPGTPIYSHPAVYKNHLFTIGKNQLRCFDLTGAAASNNARR from the coding sequence ATGAAGTTTCTCTCGACTGCTTCAGTGGTTTTGTGTTTGACATGTCTGTTCTTCACTTCTCCAGTCATTGCAGCAGAGAGACCGATAACGATGGTCGTGATGGACCCTTTGGCGGCTCCGCTCTCCTGTCCCTGTGTGGAAGGATACGCCCAGCGCAAATATGAAGTGCTTGGAGATTATCTGGCAGAACGGCTTGGTCGTCCTGTGCAAGTTTTGTTCAGTGAATCGCTGGTGCTGGCTAAGTCGGAGAATAAGATTCAGACCGTTGATATTGTGATCGGTAAAGATTCCGTTGTTCGTTTCGATGCCAGTAAAATTCAGCAACCCGTCAATGCGATTGCTCGCCTGACGGGAAAGGATGGACTGACAACACAATACGGGATGATTCTGGTTCGCCATGATGATTCGGCTCAGAAGATTTCCGATCTGAATGGTTACCGCATTTTCTTCGGCCCGGCTGCAGCCGATGAGAAACATAAAGCTGCTTTGGAGTTATTTAAGAAACAAGGAGTGACGATTTCTGAGAAGCTGGAAATCAGCGAAGCCTGCAGTGACGGGGCTTGTCAGGTTGTTGATTTGGGAGCGGGAAAAGCCGCCGCAGTGATTTCCAGTTATGCCGCTCCTTTGCTGGAAGGCTGCGGGACGATCAAAAAGGGGGATTTGCGTGTGATTGCACAAACGGAACCGGTTCCGTTTGTGACGGCTTTCGTTTCCAAATCGATGGATGCGGAAACTTCGGAGAAAATTGAGCAGGCCATTTTGGAATCGGCTCAGAAACCTGAAATTCTGCTGGCACTGGAAACTCTGTTTGGGTTTGTCAAAATTGAACAAACCGAACAGGTAAAAATAAAATTAGTAAATTCGGCATGGCCGCAGTGGCGCGGTCCAGAGCGTAATGGTCTGTGTGACTGGTTATCTGTACCTCCCGATACCGGACTGCCTCTCAAATGGGAGGTTCCCTTGCAAGGGGAGCCAAATGCGGGCGTTGCTGTTGCTGATGGTCGCGTGTTTGTTGCTGATCGCGATTTTCTCAATCAGTTTGATCGTTTCGTTTGCTTGAATGCCGATTCGGGCGAGTTGCTCTGGCAAATGGTCGTCCCTGCAATTGGTGATCTCGACTACGGAAACTCTTCACGTTCGACTCCACTCGTTCAAAATGACTCTGTCTGGTTTCAGAGCGCATACGGTAATGTGTATTGCTGTCGCGTAAAAGATGGTCAGCTAATGTGGCAGTCCAATGTGATCAGTCAATATGGAGCTGGTCGGGAACTGGTGTGGGGGTTGTGTTCTTCACCATTATTGAGTAATGGCAAGTTGATCCTCAACCCAGGTGGACCGAAGTCTTCACTGGTGGCTTTGAATGCTCAAACTGGGGAATTGCGATGGAGCACTCCGGGAAATGACTATGGATATGGATCGTTCATTGCTGCTCGAATTGGTTCTAAGAATGTTGTGATCGGCCACGATAAAACAACTCTGGGTGCCTGGGATGTTGCGACGGGAAACCGGTTGTGGAGCGTTACGCCTGAAGAGAGTGAAGATTTTAATGTGCCAACACCTCTGATTGATGGGAATCATGTGATAGTGGCAACTGAAAACAATGGATGCCGCGTTTATAAGATGCAGGATTCAGAAAACGATCCACCGAAGTTGATTGGTCATCAACCGTTGTTAAACCCGGAAACTTCTACACCATTACTGGTCAAGGGGATGCTCTATGGCGTTTCTGAAGGAATGTTGTATTGTCTGAAAGTCCCTTCACTTGAGATCGTCTGGAAGAAAACCGCAAACGCATTTCACAGTCATGCCTCTTTGATGAGTGACGGAGAGAGGATTTATCTAGTAGCTGATGGTGAATTATTTGTTTTTAAGGCCGCGTCAGATCGCTATCAGGAACTTGGGCATCAGGAATTGTATGGTCCGGGGACTCCAATTTATTCTCACCCCGCCGTATATAAGAATCATCTATTTACCATTGGTAAAAATCAGCTGCGCTGCTTTGATCTTACGGGAGCGGCAGCATCGAATAATGCTCGGCGATGA
- a CDS encoding SGNH/GDSL hydrolase family protein yields MGSTHKPSHVRLDRHSRRRRMLLVSYDRAANPSVYDEHFDEQILLDPELMKIVNASADYLSRRTSTSGILARSAASLVKGMATGSAVLADFPDVECEMVPLGRRLAPQELDDDPTSVFSDIPSNQTSEQSVNEESEVIPQQVEAKDVTPAPPKKLDVSPLPVGPRKSRRNINELLDSKPLGGTEGLNLIRSWLHEPQSRVWMFVGDETTAWLRYHGEPGYAEMFRHRIRWEIRRFPDLIVNAGVRNAGIDDLIKITRQGLLQCRADAVFIMPTIADMQYAVDKPFDYSERLRQLAGVVREQGAEPVFQTPPVPMAEGHESIQPLHQLADLVREVAIVEGVPLIDHAEFWQEQGLSNWWSDDKTMITAAGQRALSMLFFSELDLFDRSSQLCSKLQSTWNDSTPSIPQSKTVHT; encoded by the coding sequence TTGGGATCCACACACAAGCCAAGTCATGTTCGGTTGGACCGCCATTCGCGTCGACGCAGAATGCTGCTCGTCTCGTATGACAGAGCTGCGAATCCGTCTGTGTATGATGAGCACTTCGACGAACAGATTCTGCTCGATCCCGAACTGATGAAAATCGTGAATGCCTCCGCAGATTATCTTTCACGCCGAACATCCACTTCAGGAATTCTGGCTCGAAGTGCTGCCAGTCTAGTTAAGGGAATGGCGACCGGTTCAGCAGTGCTGGCCGATTTTCCCGATGTCGAATGCGAAATGGTTCCCCTCGGCCGCCGTCTCGCCCCGCAGGAATTAGACGACGACCCAACCTCTGTCTTTTCCGACATCCCCAGTAATCAAACCAGCGAGCAATCCGTTAATGAGGAGTCTGAGGTCATTCCGCAACAAGTGGAAGCCAAAGACGTAACACCCGCTCCTCCCAAAAAACTCGACGTCTCTCCACTCCCCGTCGGACCACGCAAATCGCGTCGAAATATCAACGAGCTCCTCGATAGTAAACCGCTTGGCGGAACCGAGGGATTGAATTTGATACGCAGTTGGCTTCATGAACCTCAATCTCGGGTCTGGATGTTTGTCGGTGATGAGACAACCGCCTGGTTGCGATATCATGGCGAACCGGGGTACGCAGAAATGTTCCGGCATCGAATTCGCTGGGAAATACGTCGCTTTCCCGACTTAATCGTTAACGCGGGTGTCCGAAATGCGGGGATAGACGACCTCATCAAAATTACCAGGCAGGGGTTGCTTCAATGCCGTGCCGATGCGGTGTTCATCATGCCGACAATCGCCGATATGCAATATGCTGTCGATAAGCCGTTCGACTATTCCGAACGCTTACGTCAACTGGCCGGAGTTGTGCGTGAGCAAGGTGCAGAACCTGTTTTTCAAACCCCACCCGTTCCGATGGCTGAAGGGCATGAATCCATCCAGCCGCTCCATCAACTGGCTGACCTTGTCCGGGAAGTTGCCATCGTTGAAGGGGTGCCATTGATCGATCATGCCGAATTCTGGCAGGAACAGGGGCTCAGCAACTGGTGGTCGGACGACAAAACTATGATCACAGCTGCTGGTCAACGTGCCTTGTCAATGCTCTTTTTCTCGGAACTCGACCTCTTCGATCGCTCCAGCCAACTCTGCTCCAAACTCCAATCGACCTGGAACGACTCAACCCCATCCATTCCCCAGAGTAAAACAGTTCACACTTGA
- a CDS encoding ATP-binding protein, with protein MTSSPQRFEQNSHEAPAPLRNVSLATFRFPGAISVHWFINLRWVAVLGQFVTILAVWKLFQVPLNVEPLLITVAVTAFSNLILMFWYLSYRRTVVAPAHSRLWHYVLAIVMAVDLILLTCLLYFSGGPTNPFWIFFFVNLCLAGVELKAGIAWCLNFLAVFCFAYLLFDHQSLDVQGLEQLLPAIRKTSQITLVHNGVFCAFITCASVIVSFSTLVTSRLRQRDEDLRLLESQRIRGEKLEALGTLAAGAAHELATPLGTIAVIVGELQHAFKNHDIDPQIREDVTIIRAELDRCRAILNHMSAQAGEGSVEKKINVTGAELLDLIIKEVKDQDRVTVTITPAAKRCSMMLEPYVTAQALRGMIKNALEASAPESDVRVDMVSSGNNLQLTVEDKGEGIPEHILSRVGEPFFTTKGTGKGMGLGIFLARTVVERLGGTMKVASVPGKGTTVSCQLPCQQNQ; from the coding sequence TTGACTTCGAGCCCGCAACGATTCGAGCAAAATTCACACGAAGCTCCGGCCCCGCTGCGTAACGTTTCTCTGGCTACCTTCCGCTTTCCCGGTGCAATCAGTGTCCACTGGTTTATCAATCTGAGGTGGGTAGCGGTACTGGGGCAGTTTGTCACGATACTTGCTGTCTGGAAACTGTTCCAGGTTCCCCTGAATGTTGAGCCTCTGTTAATAACGGTGGCAGTGACCGCATTTAGCAATCTCATATTGATGTTCTGGTATCTCAGCTATCGTCGAACGGTGGTGGCTCCTGCTCATTCTCGTCTCTGGCACTATGTCCTGGCCATTGTTATGGCCGTGGATTTGATCCTCTTAACCTGCCTGTTGTATTTCAGTGGAGGGCCAACCAATCCGTTCTGGATTTTCTTCTTTGTGAACTTGTGCCTGGCTGGTGTGGAACTGAAAGCGGGGATAGCCTGGTGTCTCAATTTTCTTGCGGTTTTCTGCTTTGCTTATTTATTATTTGATCACCAGTCACTCGATGTTCAAGGGCTGGAACAGCTGCTTCCTGCAATTCGTAAAACGAGTCAAATCACTCTGGTACACAATGGTGTCTTCTGCGCCTTCATCACTTGTGCTTCAGTGATCGTCTCCTTTTCCACACTTGTCACTTCTCGACTGCGCCAGCGGGATGAAGACCTGCGGCTGCTCGAATCGCAACGAATTCGTGGCGAGAAGCTCGAAGCCCTCGGCACCCTTGCAGCCGGAGCCGCCCATGAACTGGCTACGCCGCTCGGAACAATCGCAGTCATCGTTGGGGAATTACAACACGCATTCAAGAATCATGATATCGATCCTCAGATCCGCGAAGATGTCACCATTATTCGTGCCGAACTCGATCGCTGTCGAGCAATTCTCAATCACATGTCTGCTCAGGCTGGTGAAGGCTCCGTCGAGAAGAAAATAAACGTCACCGGTGCAGAATTGCTCGACCTGATCATTAAGGAAGTAAAAGATCAGGATCGTGTCACTGTCACAATCACACCAGCAGCAAAGAGGTGCAGCATGATGCTTGAGCCCTACGTTACTGCCCAAGCGCTACGTGGTATGATCAAAAATGCATTGGAAGCTTCTGCTCCTGAAAGTGATGTGCGTGTCGACATGGTTTCGAGCGGCAACAATCTTCAGCTGACCGTTGAAGACAAGGGAGAAGGAATTCCAGAACACATTCTCTCCCGTGTCGGGGAACCATTCTTCACAACAAAAGGCACCGGCAAAGGAATGGGACTGGGCATCTTTCTCGCACGCACTGTCGTCGAACGACTGGGAGGAACCATGAAAGTCGCATCTGTTCCTGGCAAGGGGACAACGGTCTCCTGCCAGTTACCCTGTCAGCAGAATCAATAA
- a CDS encoding tyrosine-type recombinase/integrase, whose product MDYYDSLKRIAEETGEKPTLRWWKAGKKKGGWRKLNFAGTGKAKVFFHPNTKSGYEEALHEYQLALAEASRTAEERFEDEIISLFKDTFREKQNVEIPGYAVELKKNTSKNNRVVSQTIGYWLQQYLADVGDWVGSRLKENSFHDRRYKVQSFRNWANLEDHITVIDNEYIKQFHKYLDSLNLTPDSKSDYFSVFRMFTTWAASREKCKLNLPSDFMAKKKFPFRVPEGKGNVRLQRASMLWTCEEFSNLLSLIPSNMRCFLLLFLNCGFRHVDVSELHHSNLRLEQGRIVYQRNKLNQLLSAPVVSYPLWKDTQIAIEENISDHPKYVFLNQRGNQVENAIKSWWKRWREKNKPLSHKRLDYLRKTGSTIVQRHNRDMDTFYLGETLKETSKLKYSFNDGSPCQELDNSIANLGFEFGFVESPPSSRISLPSDLLTALESKAKEKGIPLQEYLGQL is encoded by the coding sequence ATGGATTATTACGATTCACTCAAGCGAATCGCCGAGGAAACTGGCGAAAAGCCCACTTTACGCTGGTGGAAAGCTGGAAAGAAAAAGGGAGGGTGGCGAAAACTTAATTTTGCAGGAACAGGCAAGGCTAAAGTCTTCTTTCATCCGAACACAAAATCAGGATATGAAGAAGCCCTTCATGAATACCAACTTGCATTAGCTGAAGCATCAAGGACTGCTGAAGAAAGATTTGAGGATGAAATAATCAGTCTGTTTAAAGATACGTTCAGAGAAAAGCAGAATGTGGAAATCCCCGGCTATGCCGTAGAGCTGAAAAAAAATACTTCGAAAAACAATCGAGTAGTCTCTCAGACTATTGGATATTGGCTACAGCAGTATCTTGCAGATGTTGGTGACTGGGTTGGCAGCCGACTGAAGGAAAATTCATTTCATGACAGGCGGTACAAAGTTCAGAGTTTTCGTAATTGGGCGAATCTTGAAGACCACATTACCGTTATTGATAATGAATACATTAAACAATTTCACAAATATCTTGATTCACTAAATCTGACCCCCGACTCAAAATCAGATTACTTTTCAGTCTTTCGCATGTTTACTACATGGGCTGCAAGTCGAGAAAAGTGCAAATTGAATTTGCCATCAGATTTTATGGCCAAGAAAAAGTTCCCTTTCCGGGTGCCAGAAGGCAAAGGGAATGTTCGATTGCAGAGAGCTTCGATGTTGTGGACCTGTGAAGAGTTTTCCAATTTGCTATCACTCATCCCATCTAATATGCGGTGCTTCTTGCTCCTGTTTCTTAATTGTGGCTTTCGGCACGTTGATGTTTCAGAATTGCATCACAGCAATTTGAGATTAGAACAAGGCAGAATTGTCTACCAGCGAAACAAACTGAATCAACTATTATCAGCTCCGGTTGTCTCATATCCTCTTTGGAAGGATACGCAAATTGCAATTGAAGAAAACATTTCAGATCATCCGAAATATGTCTTCCTAAATCAAAGAGGTAATCAGGTTGAAAATGCCATAAAAAGCTGGTGGAAAAGATGGAGAGAAAAAAACAAACCTCTATCCCACAAGCGTCTCGATTACCTTCGAAAAACTGGTTCAACGATCGTACAAAGACACAATCGTGATATGGATACGTTTTATCTGGGAGAAACCTTGAAGGAGACTTCTAAATTGAAGTACTCATTCAATGATGGCAGTCCCTGTCAGGAGCTAGATAATTCAATAGCAAATCTAGGATTTGAATTTGGATTCGTGGAATCCCCACCTTCTTCAAGGATATCATTACCCTCTGACTTATTAACTGCTCTGGAGTCGAAAGCAAAAGAAAAAGGAATACCGTTGCAAGAATATCTTGGGCAGCTGTGA
- a CDS encoding DUF6933 domain-containing protein: protein MIFRLSHKLSTKIKSGKLKEMPLEENPLADWSSHLFVVDHTQYIIMSNTESMYSCVMYGDDINHDSQFIQRAFSTIREFMEEDGLLSIYEEFIISSSGTVSFAKALNRQVTGSMNELVMTATTALESEEIAPHDLGFELNNLLLSAIATKADRGYGRPKEAFRKLVDQKRND, encoded by the coding sequence ATGATTTTTAGACTATCACATAAACTCAGCACGAAGATCAAATCAGGCAAGCTGAAGGAAATGCCGCTAGAAGAGAATCCGCTTGCCGACTGGTCTTCCCATCTGTTCGTTGTAGATCACACTCAATATATCATTATGAGTAATACAGAGTCGATGTACTCGTGCGTGATGTATGGCGACGACATTAACCACGACAGCCAGTTCATCCAGCGTGCATTCAGTACGATACGTGAGTTTATGGAAGAGGATGGGCTGCTTTCTATCTATGAAGAGTTCATCATCTCCTCAAGTGGAACTGTATCCTTTGCAAAGGCACTCAATCGTCAGGTGACTGGTTCAATGAATGAACTCGTAATGACAGCGACAACTGCGCTGGAGTCAGAAGAGATTGCTCCACATGATCTCGGTTTCGAATTGAATAATCTTTTGTTGTCAGCAATTGCCACGAAAGCAGACCGTGGTTATGGAAGACCGAAAGAAGCCTTCAGGAAATTGGTGGATCAAAAGAGGAATGACTGA
- the tdh gene encoding L-threonine 3-dehydrogenase, with product MKALVKSHSKEGLWLEDVPEPTISINDVLIKIDRTGICGTDVHIYNWDSWAQKTIPVPMVVGHEFVGEIVEIGSNVADFRVGDIVSGEGHVVCGRCRNCMAGRRHLCADTKGIGVNRPGAFAEYISLPMTNVWHHDHSIDRDIASIFDPFGNAVHTALTFPVLGEDVLITGAGPIGCMAAAVCQYAGARYVVVSDVNPWRLELAKKMGATHVVDVRSESIADVQKHLGMHEGFDVGLEMSGNPHAFHDMIDNMCHGGKIAMLGIPEGEMAIDWNKVVFNMLTIKGIYGREMYETWYKMTVMIQGGLNITPIITHRFHYSDFQEGFDIMRSGMSGKIVLNWN from the coding sequence ATGAAGGCACTGGTTAAGAGTCATTCCAAAGAAGGTTTGTGGCTGGAAGATGTTCCGGAGCCCACAATCAGCATCAATGATGTTCTCATCAAAATCGATCGCACAGGGATCTGCGGGACCGATGTCCATATTTATAACTGGGACAGCTGGGCTCAGAAAACAATTCCTGTGCCGATGGTGGTTGGGCATGAATTTGTCGGTGAGATTGTCGAAATCGGCTCCAATGTCGCCGACTTTCGTGTGGGCGATATTGTCAGTGGGGAAGGCCATGTTGTTTGTGGGCGCTGTCGAAACTGCATGGCCGGTCGCCGGCATTTGTGTGCCGATACCAAAGGGATTGGCGTGAATCGTCCCGGAGCATTTGCGGAATATATTTCGTTGCCCATGACAAACGTCTGGCATCACGATCACAGTATCGATCGCGACATCGCCTCGATTTTCGATCCCTTCGGGAATGCCGTCCATACTGCACTCACGTTTCCGGTTCTGGGAGAAGATGTGTTGATCACTGGAGCCGGTCCGATCGGCTGCATGGCCGCGGCGGTTTGTCAATATGCCGGAGCTCGATATGTCGTGGTCTCCGATGTGAACCCCTGGCGTCTTGAACTCGCTAAGAAAATGGGGGCGACTCATGTGGTCGATGTTCGCAGCGAATCGATTGCCGATGTCCAGAAACATCTGGGAATGCACGAAGGTTTTGATGTTGGACTGGAAATGTCCGGAAATCCTCACGCCTTCCACGACATGATCGACAACATGTGCCACGGCGGGAAAATTGCCATGCTCGGAATTCCCGAAGGAGAAATGGCGATCGACTGGAACAAGGTCGTCTTCAATATGTTGACCATCAAGGGCATCTATGGTCGGGAAATGTACGAAACCTGGTACAAAATGACCGTCATGATTCAGGGCGGGCTGAACATTACCCCCATTATTACTCATCGCTTCCATTACAGCGATTTTCAGGAAGGTTTTGACATCATGCGTTCCGGCATGTCCGGAAAAATTGTCCTGAACTGGAACTAA
- a CDS encoding HAD-IIB family hydrolase, giving the protein MPVPMIVFTDLDGCLLNHGDYSYEPALPVLDHLQKLQIPLVLCSSKTEAEMRPLAEELDASPTIICENGGVVCWDAAGDRTVLGADREKILDVLSDCKQQYQFSSFRDLGVEGIVRATGLSIERANLAAQRYCTEPMLWEDDDARIEPFREELQKHQLQLTRGGRFWHVAGQTDKGRGAAAVYQRISDSCDKTLTSVALGDSPIDQPMLEWANIAVVVPAPDGTIRLHFEHPHKIIAAFPGSKGWAEAMTRVLDHMLSS; this is encoded by the coding sequence ATGCCTGTTCCAATGATTGTGTTTACGGATCTCGATGGCTGCCTGCTTAATCATGGAGATTATAGTTATGAGCCTGCATTACCCGTTCTGGATCACCTGCAAAAGTTGCAGATTCCACTGGTGCTTTGCTCCAGTAAAACGGAAGCCGAGATGCGACCATTAGCTGAGGAACTTGACGCCAGTCCAACAATCATCTGCGAAAATGGGGGCGTTGTCTGCTGGGACGCTGCGGGAGACCGGACGGTTCTGGGAGCAGATCGGGAGAAAATTCTGGATGTTCTGAGTGATTGCAAACAACAGTATCAGTTTTCCTCATTTCGAGACCTGGGTGTCGAAGGCATTGTTCGAGCGACAGGACTTTCGATTGAGAGAGCGAATCTGGCTGCTCAACGGTATTGTACGGAACCAATGCTCTGGGAAGACGACGATGCTCGAATAGAGCCGTTTCGGGAAGAACTTCAAAAGCATCAACTGCAGTTGACACGCGGAGGTCGTTTCTGGCATGTCGCAGGACAAACCGATAAAGGTCGCGGAGCAGCGGCGGTTTATCAACGAATTTCAGATAGTTGCGATAAGACTTTAACTTCGGTCGCCTTAGGAGATAGCCCGATCGATCAGCCGATGCTTGAATGGGCAAATATCGCAGTCGTCGTTCCCGCTCCCGATGGTACTATCCGGCTGCATTTTGAACATCCCCACAAAATCATCGCAGCATTCCCCGGCTCAAAAGGCTGGGCCGAAGCGATGACGAGAGTTCTTGACCATATGCTTTCCAGTTAG
- a CDS encoding DUF4339 domain-containing protein — protein METEPDKPAYPNHDEFEVAESFEDLDIDFKSGSDSSAQKNQQDDDQLPSIDDFTIDRQSSASVKRVVADHWYTQVLGQELGPFPFDELVNMVVGGDVGPKDMIRHQVHGQWIAAGDIGGLFPETDDSADDDDFELGSSVHVHENIESAEAASPNVRVVGGEINRVLREAQESRAKRNQAPPPPITNDDDPIEPLEENLETDEAPPEPTPEELEVARKKIIADRLNSWLDDRVETPPEPEVEEEETPSTPAYTPPAASYVPTQTPQQTYTPTPPRPMPVKPKVKSGGGESIFSKIGGMFGGVSAPDVSIDPKHMIALGAIALVAALFYLPSMIGGTNDEAIYQRFKEIYGQIQQQRSSNPAAIQAMKKDVVPEIEETVQHLIDDGAGAKKPIKQQLMWIGKNCLIPLIEAPGAEPGPLDTRIETHFSTIESLKK, from the coding sequence ATGGAAACAGAACCTGATAAACCTGCCTATCCAAACCACGATGAGTTCGAGGTTGCTGAAAGTTTCGAAGATCTGGATATCGATTTCAAATCGGGATCTGATTCATCGGCTCAGAAGAACCAGCAAGACGACGACCAACTTCCTTCCATCGACGATTTTACGATCGATCGTCAGTCCTCTGCGAGCGTCAAACGCGTCGTTGCAGACCACTGGTACACTCAAGTACTCGGACAGGAATTGGGACCTTTTCCGTTTGATGAACTCGTCAATATGGTCGTCGGCGGAGATGTCGGTCCCAAAGATATGATTCGTCATCAAGTCCATGGTCAATGGATTGCCGCCGGTGATATTGGCGGACTGTTCCCTGAGACCGATGACTCTGCAGATGATGACGATTTCGAACTCGGCAGTAGTGTTCATGTTCACGAAAATATTGAGTCGGCAGAAGCTGCCAGTCCCAATGTGCGAGTCGTCGGGGGAGAAATTAATCGCGTCCTTCGGGAAGCTCAGGAGTCGCGAGCCAAACGAAATCAGGCTCCTCCCCCTCCCATTACAAACGATGACGACCCAATCGAACCTCTGGAAGAAAATCTGGAGACAGACGAAGCTCCCCCAGAACCAACTCCGGAAGAACTCGAAGTCGCCCGCAAAAAGATTATTGCCGATCGTCTCAACTCCTGGCTCGATGATCGCGTTGAAACACCGCCTGAACCCGAGGTTGAAGAAGAGGAAACTCCTTCGACTCCGGCCTATACTCCGCCAGCCGCTTCATATGTGCCGACACAAACTCCCCAGCAGACCTACACACCGACACCGCCTCGCCCAATGCCGGTAAAACCTAAAGTGAAATCCGGCGGAGGGGAATCGATCTTCAGTAAAATTGGGGGAATGTTTGGTGGCGTTTCCGCTCCAGATGTCTCGATCGATCCCAAACATATGATTGCCTTAGGGGCCATTGCGCTCGTTGCCGCGTTGTTCTATCTGCCCTCAATGATTGGAGGCACGAATGATGAAGCAATCTATCAACGCTTCAAAGAAATTTACGGCCAGATTCAGCAACAACGTTCCAGCAATCCTGCAGCCATTCAGGCGATGAAAAAGGATGTGGTTCCAGAAATCGAAGAGACGGTTCAACATTTAATCGATGACGGGGCTGGTGCAAAGAAACCAATCAAGCAACAACTGATGTGGATTGGAAAGAACTGCTTGATTCCACTCATTGAAGCCCCGGGAGCCGAACCCGGACCTCTCGACACGAGAATCGAAACTCATTTCTCGACCATTGAAAGTCTCAAGAAATAG